The following are encoded together in the Pseudoalteromonas shioyasakiensis genome:
- the rpsS gene encoding 30S ribosomal protein S19: protein MPRSLKKGPFIDLHLLKKVEKALESGDKKPIKTWSRRSMIIPNMIGLTIAVHNGRQHVPVFITDEMIGHKLGEFAPTRTYRGHAADKKAKKR from the coding sequence ATGCCACGTTCTCTCAAGAAAGGTCCTTTTATTGACCTACACTTGCTGAAGAAGGTAGAGAAAGCGTTGGAAAGCGGTGACAAGAAGCCAATTAAAACTTGGAGCCGTCGTTCAATGATCATACCTAACATGATCGGATTGACCATCGCTGTCCATAATGGTCGTCAGCACGTTCCTGTGTTTATCACAGACGAAATGATCGGTCACAAACTAGGTGAATTTGCACCAACTCGTACTTACCGCGGTCACGCTGCGGATAAGAAAGCGAAGAAACGTTAA
- the rplV gene encoding 50S ribosomal protein L22, translated as MQALAKHKFASGSAQKARLVADQIRGLPVDRALEILAYSPKKAAVLVKKVLESAIANAEHNEGADIDELRVTTIFVDDGPTMKRIMPRAKGRADRILKRTSHITVVVSDS; from the coding sequence ATGCAAGCATTAGCTAAACATAAATTCGCCTCTGGTTCGGCGCAAAAAGCACGTCTAGTTGCAGATCAGATCCGCGGACTTCCGGTTGATCGCGCTCTAGAAATCCTGGCGTACAGCCCTAAAAAAGCGGCTGTATTAGTTAAAAAAGTACTTGAGTCTGCTATTGCTAACGCAGAGCATAACGAAGGTGCTGACATTGATGAGCTTCGTGTAACTACGATCTTTGTGGACGATGGTCCAACAATGAAGCGTATTATGCCACGTGCTAAAGGACGCGCAGACCGCATCCTTAAGCGTACAAGCCACATCACTGTTGTGGTTTCAGATAGCTAG
- the rpsC gene encoding 30S ribosomal protein S3 yields MGQKVHPTGIRLGISKPWVSTWYANSKDFSDQLFGDHKVRTFLTKELKAASVSKIVIERPAKSIRVTIHTARPGVVIGKKGEDVEKLRQAVTKIAGVPAQINIAEVRKPELDAQLVADGIASQLERRVMFRRAMKRSVQNAMRIGAKGIKVEVSGRLGGAEIARSEWYREGRVPLHTLRADIDYATSEALTTYGIIGVKVWIFKGEVIGGLPLVQEQEKPAKRAPKKAKKSAK; encoded by the coding sequence ATGGGACAAAAAGTTCATCCTACTGGTATTCGCCTAGGTATCTCTAAACCTTGGGTTTCTACCTGGTACGCGAATTCAAAAGATTTCTCTGATCAGCTTTTTGGCGATCACAAAGTACGTACTTTCCTTACTAAGGAATTAAAAGCGGCTTCTGTGTCTAAAATCGTTATCGAGCGTCCAGCTAAATCTATCCGTGTAACAATTCACACAGCTCGTCCTGGTGTTGTTATCGGTAAAAAAGGCGAAGACGTTGAAAAACTACGTCAAGCAGTAACTAAGATTGCAGGTGTTCCGGCTCAGATTAATATCGCTGAAGTTCGTAAGCCTGAACTTGATGCACAACTAGTAGCTGACGGTATTGCGTCACAGCTAGAGCGTCGTGTTATGTTCCGTCGCGCTATGAAGCGTTCGGTACAAAATGCAATGCGCATTGGTGCAAAGGGTATCAAAGTTGAAGTTAGCGGTCGTCTTGGCGGTGCTGAGATCGCACGTTCAGAATGGTATCGTGAAGGTCGTGTACCTCTACATACTCTTCGTGCTGATATCGACTACGCAACTTCTGAAGCCTTAACCACTTATGGTATCATTGGTGTTAAAGTTTGGATCTTCAAAGGCGAAGTTATTGGTGGTTTACCACTAGTACAAGAGCAAGAGAAGCCAGCTAAACGCGCGCCAAAGAAAGCCAAAAAAAGTGCTAAGTAG
- the rplP gene encoding 50S ribosomal protein L16 — MLQPKRTKFRKMHKGRNRGLAQNGNKVSFGTFGLKATGRGRMTARQIEAARRAMTRHVKRQGKIWIRVFPDKPITNKPLEVRMGKGKGSVEYWVAEIQPGKVLYEMEGVPEELAREAFNLAARKLPFTTTFVTRTVM; from the coding sequence ATGTTACAGCCAAAACGTACAAAATTCCGTAAAATGCACAAAGGCCGCAACCGCGGTTTAGCGCAAAACGGTAACAAAGTAAGCTTCGGTACTTTCGGTTTGAAAGCTACTGGCCGTGGCCGTATGACTGCTCGTCAAATCGAAGCAGCTCGTCGTGCTATGACACGTCACGTAAAGCGTCAAGGTAAAATCTGGATTCGTGTATTCCCAGATAAGCCAATTACGAACAAACCATTAGAAGTTCGTATGGGTAAAGGTAAAGGTTCTGTTGAGTATTGGGTTGCTGAAATTCAACCTGGTAAAGTACTTTACGAAATGGAAGGTGTTCCTGAAGAGCTTGCTCGTGAAGCATTCAACCTTGCAGCGCGTAAATTACCATTCACAACAACTTTCGTAACTCGGACGGTGATGTAA
- the rpmC gene encoding 50S ribosomal protein L29, which translates to MKASELKDKSVEELNAELLGLLREQFNLRMQASTGQLAQTHTLRTVRRDIARVKTVINQKAGQ; encoded by the coding sequence ATGAAAGCTAGCGAACTAAAAGACAAAAGCGTAGAAGAGCTAAATGCTGAACTTCTAGGACTTCTTCGTGAGCAGTTCAACCTGCGCATGCAAGCAAGCACTGGTCAGTTAGCTCAGACACACACGCTAAGAACAGTACGTCGCGATATCGCGCGTGTAAAAACAGTTATTAACCAGAAGGCAGGTCAATAA
- the rpsQ gene encoding 30S ribosomal protein S17 → MSDKIRTLQGRVISDKMDKSFTVAIARYVKHPVYGKFIKRTTKLHVHDENNTAQAGDVVTISECAPISKTKSWTLVDVVERPKKA, encoded by the coding sequence ATGAGCGATAAAATCCGTACTCTTCAAGGCCGTGTAATCAGCGACAAGATGGATAAATCTTTCACTGTTGCTATCGCACGTTACGTGAAGCATCCAGTATATGGAAAATTCATCAAACGTACGACTAAACTACACGTACATGACGAAAACAACACAGCTCAAGCTGGTGACGTAGTTACTATCTCTGAGTGTGCTCCTATTTCTAAGACTAAGTCTTGGACTTTAGTAGACGTTGTTGAGCGTCCAAAGAAAGCTTAA
- a CDS encoding dipeptidase has protein sequence MKKLSSLVAAVSLALIGQANADQVTASDKAIKLAKDTILIDTHIDVPYRIHNKWADVTKATSDGDFDYPRAVQGGLNAPFMSIYIPANLEFEGKGKSYQLANQLIDSMEAIAQRAPDKFAIADSTADIKAQFKQGKMSIAMGMENGSPIEGDIKNLKHFYERGVRYITLAHSQSNHISDSSYDIRRKWKGLSPFGKELVKEMNNIGMLVDVSHISDDAFYQVMEISKVPVIASHSSLRKYTPGFERNMNDDMLLALKKNGGVIQINFGSSFVTAKAGSWYDQLKSAKAEKKKDGTKLSKDFDAAYRAKNPFPFASLEQVLDHIDHVVELIGIDYVGIGSDYDGVGDSLPTGLKDVSTYPNLVQGLMDRGYSDKDIKKILSGNMLRVWQQAEAYAKAH, from the coding sequence ATGAAAAAACTAAGCTCACTGGTTGCCGCTGTTTCTTTGGCCTTAATTGGTCAAGCAAATGCAGATCAGGTTACTGCATCAGATAAAGCCATTAAACTGGCAAAAGACACTATTTTAATCGATACCCATATCGATGTGCCTTACCGTATTCATAACAAGTGGGCTGACGTAACCAAAGCTACAAGCGACGGTGATTTTGATTATCCGCGTGCTGTGCAAGGTGGTTTGAACGCTCCTTTCATGTCAATTTACATTCCTGCAAACCTAGAATTTGAAGGTAAAGGTAAAAGCTACCAATTAGCAAATCAACTAATCGACTCTATGGAAGCGATTGCGCAACGCGCACCAGATAAGTTCGCTATTGCAGACTCTACTGCTGATATTAAAGCGCAGTTTAAACAAGGCAAAATGTCGATTGCTATGGGTATGGAAAACGGTTCACCTATCGAAGGCGACATTAAAAACCTTAAGCATTTTTATGAGCGTGGCGTACGTTACATCACGCTAGCTCACTCGCAGAGTAACCACATTTCTGATTCATCTTATGACATCCGTCGTAAGTGGAAAGGCCTGAGCCCATTCGGTAAAGAGCTGGTAAAAGAAATGAACAACATTGGTATGCTGGTTGATGTATCACATATTTCTGATGATGCGTTTTACCAAGTGATGGAAATTTCAAAGGTACCCGTGATTGCTTCACACTCGTCACTGCGTAAATACACCCCAGGCTTTGAGCGTAATATGAACGACGATATGCTGTTAGCTCTTAAAAAGAATGGGGGTGTTATTCAAATTAACTTCGGTTCAAGCTTTGTTACAGCAAAAGCAGGCTCTTGGTACGATCAACTTAAATCAGCAAAGGCTGAAAAGAAAAAAGATGGTACTAAGCTAAGCAAAGATTTTGATGCTGCTTATCGCGCTAAAAACCCATTCCCATTTGCAAGCTTAGAACAAGTACTTGATCACATTGACCATGTAGTTGAGCTAATTGGCATCGATTATGTAGGTATTGGCTCAGATTACGATGGTGTAGGCGACTCTCTACCTACTGGCTTAAAAGATGTATCTACCTATCCTAACCTAGTGCAAGGTCTAATGGACCGTGGTTATAGCGATAAAGACATCAAAAAGATTTTAAGTGGCAATATGCTACGTGTATGGCAACAAGCTGAAGCATACGCAAAAGCCCATTAA
- a CDS encoding YheU family protein → MIIPHERLDKETLYNLIESYVLREGTDYGEQEFSIESKVAQVHQQLKNGEAMVFFSELHESVTIISKAEFIALQADPEYQASFND, encoded by the coding sequence ATGATCATTCCCCACGAACGCCTCGATAAAGAGACTCTGTATAATTTAATCGAAAGTTATGTTTTACGTGAAGGCACTGATTACGGCGAACAAGAATTTAGCATTGAAAGCAAAGTAGCGCAGGTTCATCAACAGCTTAAGAATGGTGAAGCCATGGTGTTTTTTTCTGAGTTACATGAGTCAGTTACGATTATATCTAAAGCTGAATTCATTGCTCTACAAGCTGACCCAGAGTATCAAGCGTCGTTTAACGACTAA
- a CDS encoding hydrolase produces MLPEFKPAWWMRNRHLQTIMPRFFRPFHNTRYDLSTIDTPDGDFLELAWATPHNEQAPLAIVLHGLEGNINSFYAKGMMKKLKQQGFAVVLMHFRNCSREVNRLARAYHSGETEDLRFFINHLKSKFPKRPLFAVGFSLGGNVLAKYLGEQGAQSNLSGAAVVSAPFDLSSSCEVIRKSLGKIYQKYLLDRMKKSMQRKLPQIEQQISLTPEKLMAIDDLWQFDNMLTAPLHGFAGAEDYYQQASAKPFLKSIATPTLIVHAKDDPMLSIKAVPDSLDVSEHVTLRISEQGGHVGFISGKNPFKPEYWLERIVPEYFQQLVKKEQL; encoded by the coding sequence ATGTTACCTGAGTTTAAGCCTGCGTGGTGGATGCGCAATCGCCATTTACAAACCATAATGCCGCGCTTTTTTCGCCCATTTCATAATACCCGCTACGACTTATCGACGATCGATACTCCAGATGGCGACTTTTTAGAACTGGCTTGGGCAACACCTCATAACGAGCAAGCACCCCTCGCTATTGTATTGCATGGTTTAGAAGGCAATATAAATAGCTTTTATGCTAAAGGCATGATGAAAAAACTTAAGCAACAAGGCTTTGCTGTTGTATTGATGCATTTTCGAAACTGCTCGCGCGAAGTTAACCGTTTAGCACGTGCTTATCACAGCGGCGAAACGGAAGACCTGCGCTTTTTCATCAACCATCTTAAGAGCAAGTTTCCAAAACGCCCGCTATTTGCCGTGGGCTTTTCGTTAGGTGGTAATGTGCTGGCAAAGTATTTAGGTGAGCAAGGTGCTCAATCGAACTTATCTGGCGCAGCCGTTGTGTCTGCGCCGTTTGATTTATCTTCATCGTGTGAAGTAATTCGCAAAAGCTTAGGTAAGATTTATCAAAAGTATTTGCTCGACCGTATGAAAAAGTCGATGCAAAGAAAGCTACCACAAATCGAACAGCAAATTAGCCTAACGCCAGAAAAACTTATGGCGATTGATGACTTATGGCAATTCGATAATATGCTCACGGCACCATTGCATGGCTTTGCCGGTGCTGAAGATTACTATCAGCAAGCGAGTGCAAAACCGTTTTTAAAAAGCATTGCAACACCTACGCTGATTGTGCACGCAAAAGATGACCCGATGTTATCAATAAAAGCCGTGCCAGATAGCTTAGATGTGAGTGAACATGTTACGCTGCGCATCTCAGAACAAGGGGGCCATGTTGGATTTATTAGCGGTAAAAATCCTTTTAAGCCCGAATATTGGCTTGAACGAATTGTTCCTGAGTATTTTCAACAATTAGTTAAAAAAGAGCAGTTATGA
- a CDS encoding DUF3149 domain-containing protein, with translation MNVFFRDFFSDPVLFMSFGILAVVIVLCLFYVGFFIKKIHDAEVPK, from the coding sequence ATGAACGTATTCTTCAGAGATTTTTTTAGCGACCCAGTTTTATTTATGTCATTCGGCATTTTGGCAGTTGTTATCGTTTTATGCCTTTTCTATGTTGGTTTCTTTATTAAGAAAATACACGACGCAGAAGTTCCTAAGTAA
- a CDS encoding endonuclease yields the protein MSHGTCKKYMLASSLLCLASSALANVNNADFESWSANTPASWSTIDSGISLSANSNMVYSGNYSAQVVVNTGTQSNTDLQQLVEVVAGESYEFSAWVYHTESGVKARLVVDGYQGYSNSALTNQWQQISYQYTASATTSINVGLRFYDVTGFDGSEVVYVDNFAPNTGSTPPPTGSCADNQVSLTLTTDNYGEETSWQITNSQGSAVASGGSYAANTQYSEQACLTDGDYTFTIFDSYGDGICCSYGNGSYSLSLGQTVLASGASFQSSEATPFSLGDSSGGGDGGGTNPPEPTGYYVTTQGLSGYALKTELYNIIKGHNSQGYSAIWSFYDIASRDKYFENDNSILDRYSENPTGQDSYNYVAVSDQCGTYNSEADCYNREHSFPKSWFGGKVEPMNSDVHHIFATDGYVNSKRSNYPFGEVASASYTSSNGSKLGSAASSLNYSGTVFEPIDEFKGDFARAYFYMATRYENVIGSWQNNTTYSNAVLNGSSDQVFESWVVAMLLKWHNEDPVSQLELDRNQAAYEHQGNRNPFVDHPEFVEIIW from the coding sequence ATGTCACACGGGACATGTAAAAAATATATGCTAGCCAGTAGCTTACTGTGTTTAGCAAGTTCAGCATTGGCAAATGTTAATAACGCCGACTTCGAAAGCTGGTCAGCAAACACCCCTGCAAGCTGGAGCACTATAGATAGCGGTATTAGTCTTAGCGCTAACAGTAATATGGTTTACTCAGGTAATTACTCAGCGCAAGTCGTGGTTAATACTGGCACGCAAAGTAATACCGATTTACAGCAATTAGTAGAGGTAGTGGCGGGTGAAAGTTATGAGTTTTCTGCTTGGGTTTACCATACAGAAAGTGGCGTAAAAGCTCGCTTAGTGGTTGATGGCTATCAAGGCTATTCTAACTCAGCATTAACCAATCAATGGCAACAAATCAGTTATCAGTACACAGCCTCTGCGACCACATCAATTAATGTTGGCCTGCGCTTTTACGACGTAACTGGTTTTGATGGCAGCGAAGTCGTTTATGTAGATAACTTTGCACCAAACACAGGCTCAACCCCACCACCTACGGGTAGCTGCGCAGATAACCAAGTATCTTTGACCCTCACTACCGATAATTATGGGGAAGAAACCAGCTGGCAAATCACCAATAGCCAAGGTAGTGCAGTAGCATCAGGCGGCAGCTATGCAGCAAATACTCAGTACAGTGAGCAAGCATGTTTAACTGATGGTGACTATACTTTTACTATTTTTGATAGCTATGGCGATGGCATTTGCTGCTCTTATGGTAACGGTAGCTATAGCCTTTCGTTAGGTCAAACAGTACTTGCCAGTGGTGCAAGCTTCCAAAGCTCAGAAGCTACGCCTTTTAGTTTAGGTGATAGCTCAGGTGGCGGTGACGGCGGTGGTACAAACCCACCAGAGCCAACCGGGTACTATGTTACAACGCAAGGCCTTAGTGGTTATGCACTGAAAACAGAGCTATATAACATTATCAAAGGTCACAACTCACAAGGCTATTCAGCAATTTGGAGTTTTTACGATATTGCTTCACGCGATAAGTATTTTGAAAATGACAACTCAATTTTAGATCGTTATTCAGAAAATCCCACAGGCCAAGACAGCTACAACTATGTGGCTGTAAGCGACCAATGTGGTACATACAACAGCGAAGCAGATTGCTACAACCGTGAGCATTCTTTCCCGAAAAGTTGGTTTGGCGGTAAGGTTGAACCAATGAATTCAGACGTACATCACATTTTTGCCACTGATGGTTATGTCAATTCAAAACGCAGTAACTACCCGTTTGGTGAAGTAGCTAGTGCAAGCTATACCTCTAGTAACGGCAGCAAATTAGGCAGCGCTGCTAGCTCACTAAATTACTCAGGAACGGTTTTTGAACCAATCGATGAATTTAAAGGTGACTTTGCAAGGGCGTATTTCTACATGGCAACACGCTATGAAAACGTGATTGGCTCATGGCAAAACAACACAACCTACAGTAATGCTGTACTGAATGGTTCATCTGATCAGGTTTTTGAGAGCTGGGTCGTTGCTATGCTATTAAAATGGCATAACGAGGATCCTGTTAGCCAATTAGAGCTTGACCGTAATCAAGCAGCTTATGAACATCAAGGTAACCGCAACCCATTTGTGGATCACCCAGAATTTGTAGAAATTATTTGGTAA
- a CDS encoding assimilatory sulfite reductase (NADPH) flavoprotein subunit yields the protein MLLSQLNAAASPLSQEQVQKLQGLVAELNPIQQAWVSGYLAANANAGVLTGGVAAAPAAGDAAPLTILYGSQTGNAKGVASKLKEQAESRGLTVKLVNMADYKPTALKKEKFITVVVSTYGEGEPPEDAESLHEFLTTKKAPKLDGVKVAVIGLGDSSYEFFCQTAKDFEERFNKLGAETIFQRADLDVDYDDEAAKWIDGALDAFEPDLKAQQQASGGQVVAMPFGAAAPVASQYTKQNPFAAELSVVQKITGRDSTKDVRHVEISLEGSDITYTPGDSLGVYFLNDEALVDEVLTLTQIDASSTVKLGDEELSVRDALIEKLELTQSYPGFVEKYATATGNPDLLKLVEDKAAMREYIEPRQIFDIIRQNPAQLEAQTLVDCLRKLQARLYSIASSQAEVEEEVHLTVGLVEFDAFGSEHLGGCSGYLARRAEEGCKVKVFSEHNDNFRLPANDETPIIMVGPGTGIAPFRAFLQERDAREASGKNWLFFGNPHFTQDFLYQVEIQGYLKSGLLTKVDVAFSRDQAEKVYVQDKLRKNSQEVFAWLEAGAHLYICGDANRMAKDVHQALVDIIKENSGKDDEQAEQYLKDLRSANRYQKDVY from the coding sequence ATGTTGTTAAGTCAACTAAATGCAGCGGCGAGCCCGCTATCGCAAGAGCAAGTACAAAAGCTGCAAGGCTTAGTGGCTGAACTTAATCCAATTCAGCAAGCGTGGGTAAGTGGTTACTTAGCTGCTAATGCCAACGCAGGGGTATTAACCGGTGGTGTTGCTGCCGCTCCAGCTGCAGGTGATGCGGCACCGCTAACTATTTTATACGGCTCGCAAACGGGTAACGCAAAAGGCGTGGCGAGCAAGTTAAAAGAGCAAGCAGAGTCGCGCGGCCTAACGGTTAAGCTAGTAAACATGGCTGACTACAAACCAACTGCCCTGAAAAAAGAAAAGTTCATCACGGTTGTTGTCTCAACCTATGGTGAGGGTGAGCCACCAGAAGACGCTGAAAGCCTGCATGAGTTTTTAACGACTAAAAAAGCACCAAAACTAGATGGTGTTAAAGTGGCTGTGATTGGCTTAGGTGACTCAAGCTACGAATTTTTCTGCCAAACAGCAAAAGATTTTGAAGAGCGTTTTAACAAGCTTGGAGCAGAAACTATTTTCCAGCGTGCTGACTTAGACGTTGATTACGATGATGAAGCTGCTAAGTGGATTGATGGTGCACTTGATGCGTTTGAACCTGATCTTAAAGCGCAGCAACAAGCAAGTGGTGGTCAAGTTGTGGCAATGCCATTTGGTGCAGCGGCACCAGTAGCAAGCCAATACACCAAGCAAAATCCATTTGCTGCAGAACTGAGTGTTGTGCAAAAAATTACGGGTCGTGATTCAACCAAAGATGTTCGTCATGTAGAAATCTCATTAGAAGGTTCAGACATCACCTATACACCGGGCGATTCGCTAGGCGTTTACTTCTTAAATGACGAAGCACTTGTTGATGAAGTACTTACGCTTACACAAATCGATGCATCTAGCACAGTTAAACTCGGCGACGAAGAACTAAGTGTTCGTGATGCATTAATCGAAAAATTAGAATTAACTCAGTCATACCCAGGCTTTGTTGAGAAATATGCAACAGCAACTGGCAACCCTGATTTATTAAAGTTAGTTGAAGATAAAGCGGCAATGCGTGAGTACATCGAACCTCGCCAAATCTTCGATATTATTCGTCAAAACCCAGCTCAGCTTGAAGCGCAAACCTTAGTTGATTGCTTACGTAAACTACAAGCACGCTTATATTCGATTGCATCTAGCCAAGCTGAAGTTGAAGAAGAAGTTCACTTAACTGTGGGTCTGGTTGAGTTTGATGCATTCGGTAGCGAGCACTTAGGTGGTTGTTCTGGCTATTTAGCACGTCGTGCTGAAGAAGGCTGCAAAGTAAAAGTATTCAGCGAGCATAACGATAACTTCCGTTTACCGGCTAATGATGAAACGCCAATTATCATGGTAGGCCCGGGTACAGGTATTGCACCTTTCCGTGCGTTTTTACAAGAGCGTGATGCTCGTGAAGCAAGCGGTAAAAACTGGTTATTCTTTGGTAATCCACACTTTACTCAAGACTTTTTATATCAAGTAGAAATTCAAGGTTATTTGAAGTCAGGTTTACTGACTAAAGTGGATGTGGCGTTTAGCCGTGACCAAGCTGAAAAAGTATATGTTCAAGACAAACTTCGCAAAAATAGCCAAGAAGTGTTTGCTTGGTTAGAAGCGGGTGCTCATTTGTATATCTGTGGTGATGCAAACCGTATGGCGAAAGATGTTCATCAGGCGCTTGTAGACATTATCAAAGAAAATAGCGGCAAAGATGATGAACAAGCTGAGCAATATTTAAAAGATTTGCGTAGCGCAAACCGCTATCAGAAAGACGTGTACTAA
- the cysI gene encoding assimilatory sulfite reductase (NADPH) hemoprotein subunit gives MSERDKNVKLSDNERLKRESNFLRGTIEQDLKDEITGGFTADNFQLIRFHGMYQQDDRDIRPERAKQKLEPLHNVMLRARMPGGIIKPEQWLAIDKFAEEKTSYGSIRLTTRQTFQFHGVLKPNIKGMHQMLNSVGIDSIATAGDVNRNVLCTTNPVESELHQEAYEWAAKISEHLLPKTKAYAEIWLNGEKSETTEEPILGSTYLPRKFKTTVTIPPNNEVDVHANDLNFVAIAENGKLVGFNVLVGGGLAMTHGDTATYPRKADDFGFIPLEHTLKIAEHVVSVQRDWGNRSNRKNAKTKYTLDRVGSDVFKAEVEKRAGVQFEQSRPYEFTHRGDRIGWVEGIDGKHHLTLFIQSGRILDYPNQPLKTGCRKIAEIHQGDFRMTANQNLIIAGVPADQKAVIEEIARNHGLIDDSHTEQRKNSMACVALPTCPLAMAEAERYLPSLIEKTEALLAKHGISDDNIIMRVVGCPNGCGRAMLAEAGLVGKGPGKYNVYLGGNREGTRIPKLYLENVGEDVYLEAFDKLIGQWASERNEGECFGDFVIRKGIVAEVKVSVTDFHA, from the coding sequence ATGAGCGAACGAGACAAAAACGTAAAGCTTTCTGATAACGAGCGTTTGAAAAGAGAAAGTAATTTTTTACGTGGCACAATTGAGCAAGATTTAAAAGACGAGATCACCGGTGGTTTCACTGCTGATAACTTCCAACTGATCCGTTTCCACGGCATGTATCAGCAAGATGACCGTGACATTCGCCCTGAGCGCGCAAAACAAAAACTAGAGCCGTTACATAATGTTATGTTACGTGCTCGTATGCCTGGCGGTATCATCAAGCCAGAGCAATGGTTAGCGATTGATAAGTTTGCTGAAGAGAAAACCAGCTATGGCAGTATTCGTTTAACCACGCGTCAAACGTTCCAGTTCCATGGTGTGCTTAAGCCAAACATTAAAGGCATGCACCAAATGCTTAATAGCGTGGGCATTGACTCAATTGCAACGGCGGGCGACGTAAACCGAAACGTGTTATGTACAACGAACCCAGTTGAGTCTGAGCTTCACCAAGAAGCGTACGAATGGGCTGCGAAGATCTCTGAGCACCTATTACCAAAAACCAAAGCGTACGCTGAAATTTGGTTAAATGGCGAAAAGAGTGAAACCACTGAAGAGCCAATCTTAGGTTCAACTTACTTACCGCGTAAGTTTAAAACCACAGTAACAATTCCACCGAACAATGAAGTGGATGTGCATGCGAACGACTTAAACTTCGTGGCAATTGCAGAAAACGGCAAGTTAGTTGGCTTTAACGTGTTAGTGGGTGGTGGTCTTGCGATGACTCACGGTGATACAGCAACGTATCCTCGTAAAGCAGATGACTTTGGTTTTATCCCACTTGAGCACACGTTGAAAATTGCTGAGCACGTGGTGTCTGTACAGCGTGATTGGGGTAACCGCTCTAATCGTAAAAATGCGAAAACTAAATACACACTAGACCGTGTAGGTTCTGATGTATTTAAAGCTGAAGTTGAAAAACGTGCTGGTGTTCAATTTGAGCAAAGCCGCCCGTATGAGTTCACCCACCGTGGTGACCGCATCGGTTGGGTTGAAGGTATTGATGGTAAGCACCACTTAACGCTGTTTATTCAAAGTGGCCGTATTTTAGATTACCCAAATCAACCACTTAAAACAGGCTGCCGTAAAATTGCTGAAATTCACCAAGGTGATTTCCGCATGACGGCAAACCAAAACTTGATCATCGCAGGTGTACCAGCTGATCAAAAAGCGGTAATCGAAGAGATCGCTCGTAATCATGGCTTAATTGATGACAGCCATACAGAACAGCGTAAAAACTCAATGGCGTGTGTGGCATTACCAACGTGTCCGTTAGCGATGGCAGAAGCAGAGCGTTATTTACCAAGCTTAATTGAGAAAACTGAAGCGTTATTAGCTAAGCATGGTATCAGCGATGACAACATCATTATGCGTGTTGTAGGTTGTCCGAATGGCTGTGGACGCGCAATGTTGGCAGAAGCGGGTCTAGTTGGTAAAGGTCCGGGTAAATACAACGTGTACTTAGGTGGTAACCGTGAAGGCACACGTATTCCAAAACTGTATTTAGAAAATGTTGGCGAAGACGTATACCTAGAGGCATTCGATAAGCTTATTGGCCAATGGGCAAGTGAGCGTAATGAAGGCGAGTGTTTTGGTGATTTTGTAATTCGCAAAGGCATTGTTGCTGAAGTTAAAGTTTCAGTAACCGATTTTCACGCATAA